Sequence from the bacterium genome:
GAACGAATCCGGACGGCTGTCGTAGCCACGCCCATGTTGTCACCGGAGCACATCATTTCGGACCTTACGCAAAGCGGGCTGCGCACGGACCCCGCCTGGGTCATGGCAGCGCACTGGGACTATCCTGACTGGATCCGGCACACGTTGCCGTCCATTTTATCAGCCGGGGCCAAACGACCCAACGCCTTGGTGGTCATGGATGACCATCTCTTGAAGCCCGTGCTCCAGACGCTTGAACAACTTGGCGTTGCGGTGCCAGATGACCTGACCGTGGTCTCGATGTGGAATTTCCCGCTGCCCTACACCTTGAAAACCAAGGTTCAACTGATCGGCTACGATGCGGCAGAATGGCTGAAAGCCTGCATGGCCCAGATTGATCTCACGCACAAGACCGGCCGCAATCCGCCGGAGCGCCTCGTTCCTCCACGCTGCATGGAGGACATCTGACTGGCGTCATTACCGGAACTTGAAAATAGTCCCCCTGGCGCGAAACTCACTTGTGAGGCCATAGGTATTGATCTCATAGGCGTCACTGGCGGTTCAGGCTCCTGAATAACTGGGGCTGGAATTGGTTGCGGCGGTTCCACGCCCGGACGCGGAGGCGGTGGTGTTGGGCTGGCCAATGGTGGAGTCACGAGGCTTTCGACTTTAGACTCGGGACTCGGGACTCGGGACTCGCAACTCCCTCACCTCCACACCCAGTGCCTTCAGAATCGTCTTGCCGGCCGCCTGCCCTATGGCAATTACCGGACACAGCAACTTGGGCGGCTATCGACCAGATACTGGGCGCACAGAGAAAGCCGGCAACGCCGTCGTGGAGAAGAACCGTCACCCGTTCACGGGCCGCGCCAGAATCGACCGGTAGGACGATCAGAGTAAAATGATGAGGGGCGAAGTGCCACAATGAAGGTCCAGAGAACGCTAACGGCTTCCTATAACCATAGCGGCGTGCGGCCTGGAGTGCGATTATTCAGTGCGCCGGAGGCGATCAGAGCGTCGAGTTCGGAGAGCAGACGATTTTTATCGCGCCCGAACCTGGCCTCCAAGGGGATGGGATTGGAGGTGTGATTGGCACGGAAGATCGTGTTGGTTAACTCCAGGTTCTGAACAATAAGACGTAATTCTTGAACTACCTGCAACTCCGTTAACGGCTTGAAAATGCCGGACACGACATCGTCGTGAAGGCATGTACCAGGGACTGGTACCACGCGGAGCGCCGAAAGCAGGCGGGGCTGCATCCGGTTAAGCGCCATCGCCGTCTCGAAGGCATGCTGACGCGTCCGCTCGACGCCGCCCAAACCGAGCAATATCATCACGGATATCTTCATTCCGGCGGCTTGGGCCACACGCCCAGCTCCTACCATCATCTCAGCCGTCTCACCCTTCTTCACGCGGCGCAGGGACTCCTCGTCACCACTTTCCAACCCCAGATAAAGCGTATGAAGCTTCAGGGCACGGAGGGCTCGAAGTTCGTCACTGGTTTTGGCCATAATTCCACTGCCAGTGGCATAGACGTTGACGCGAGCCAAATGCGGGAAATGGGCCGCAAGTTCTCGCAGGATAGCTTCCAGATCCGAAAAAGAGCGTCGCATCACGTCGCCATCAGCAAGAAAGACCCGATTGGTATAGGGGGCATGCCGCGCCTCTATTTCAATCATCTCCCGGATTTCCGCCAGGGAACGGCGCTGATAGCGGACCTGTTTGTACATGCCGCAAAAGGTACAGCCATTGTACGGGCACCCTTGATCCACTTGGAGAATCAGGCTGTCGGCCTCTGCGGGCGGTCTGAACTGGGGTTGATTTCGCATTTCAAAAAAAGGGAGTCCCGATTTTACTCGGGACTCCCTGCATCAGCTTCTCACTTATTGACTGACTCAGGCCTTGGGGGCTGCCGGGGCCGCGATGGAACCCGAGCAGGGTTCCATTCCAGCCAGTTTGGTCAACATGTCGTACTTGGCCAACACCTTCTTGTCGACGATGGTCATCAGAGCCT
This genomic interval carries:
- a CDS encoding radical SAM protein, which encodes MRNQPQFRPPAEADSLILQVDQGCPYNGCTFCGMYKQVRYQRRSLAEIREMIEIEARHAPYTNRVFLADGDVMRRSFSDLEAILRELAAHFPHLARVNVYATGSGIMAKTSDELRALRALKLHTLYLGLESGDEESLRRVKKGETAEMMVGAGRVAQAAGMKISVMILLGLGGVERTRQHAFETAMALNRMQPRLLSALRVVPVPGTCLHDDVVSGIFKPLTELQVVQELRLIVQNLELTNTIFRANHTSNPIPLEARFGRDKNRLLSELDALIASGALNNRTPGRTPLWL